A single window of Phaenicophaeus curvirostris isolate KB17595 chromosome 24, BPBGC_Pcur_1.0, whole genome shotgun sequence DNA harbors:
- the CELSR2 gene encoding LOW QUALITY PROTEIN: cadherin EGF LAG seven-pass G-type receptor 2 (The sequence of the model RefSeq protein was modified relative to this genomic sequence to represent the inferred CDS: deleted 1 base in 1 codon) — MTHSHPRRRRSPNTSPQFQPSSYQASVGENRPAGTPVTQVTAMDPDEGEAGRLRYTMAALFDSRSDALFAMDPVTGAVTTAAPLDRESKSTHVFRVTAMDHGTPRRSAMATLTVTVSDANDHDPAFEQPEYRESVRENLEVGYEVLTVRATDGDAGPNANVLYRLLNAGGANEVFEIDSRSGVIRTRGPVDREAVEAFELLVEATDQGQEPAPRSTTATVRITVEDDNDNAPQFSEKRYVVQVPEDVAPNSAVLRVTATDCDKGSNALVHYSIVSGNTRGHFYIDAQTGVLDVVSPLDYEVSKEFNLRIRAQDGGRPPLSNISGLVTIQVLDVNDNAPIFVSTPFQATVLENVPVGYSVIHIQAIDADSGDNGRLVYTLLETGAGFPFAINNSTGWIVVASELDREAVDFYSFGVEAQDQGSPPMASSASVSVTILDVNDNSPEFTQREYSARLNEDAAVGTSVLTVSAIDRDANSVITYQISSGNTRNRFSITSQSGGGLISLALPLDYKLERQYLLTIAASDGTRQDTAQVVVNVTDANTHRPVFQSSHYTVNVNEDRPVGTTVVVISATDEDTGENARITYLMEDSIPQFHIAAETGAVTTQMELDYEDQVSYTLAITARDNGIPQKSDTTYLEILVSDVNDNAPQFLRDSYQGSVYEDVPAFTSVLQVSATDRDSGLNGRVFYTFQGGDDGDGDFIIESTSGIVRTLRRLDRENVPFYTLQAFAVDKGVPAKRTPVEIQVTVLDVNDNPPVFERDEFDIFVEENSPIGLVVARITATDPDEGTNAQIMYQIVEGNIPEVFQLDIFSGELTALADLDYETKAEYIMVVQATSAPLVSRATVHVRLRDVNDNSPQLKNFEILFNNYITNRSGSFPGGVIGRIPAHDPDVSDSLTYAFEQGNELNLVLLDARSGDLRLSPALDNNRPLEAIMRVSVSDGIHSATAQCILRVTVITDEMLSNSITLRLADMSQERFLSPLLSRFLEGVAAVLATPRHRVVLFNIQTDTDVGTARILNVSLSVLLPTSGHGAHFFSSEELQERLYLNRSLLAAISAQRVLPFDDNICLREPCENYMRCVSVLQFDSSAPFLASDTILFRPIHPVTGLRCRCPPGFTGDYCETEIDLCYSSPCGSNGRCRSREGGYTCECHEDFTGEHCELSARGGRCAPGICRNGGTCLNLLVGGFRCQCPPGHYEKPFCTMSTRSFPPHSFLTFRGLRQRFHFTLALTFATKERDGLLLYNGRFNEKHDFVALEIVDEQVQLTFSAGETTTTVSPFVPGGVSDGQWHRVQLHYYNKPVVGRSGLPQGPSEQKVAVVTVDDCDTGMALRFGPVLGNYSCAAQGTQSGSKKSLDLTGPLLLGGVPTLPESFPIRSRHFVGCMRHLHIDQRPIDMANFIANNGTLPGCPAKKTLCDGTTCHNGGTCVHEWDGFSCRCPPGFGGKTCQEELGGAQRFLGSSRVTWGTLALSPALPWHLALLFRTRHPHGLLLQASAGAATVTVQLSEGLAEADVWQGGSRLAWLRLPHAKVNDGDWHHLQLELRGAPGRDPPATLLLLALDYGRHQAVADVAAELQGLRLRALSLGGLAGDGGTVEQGFRGCLQGVRVGSVALSVAQAEVVNVEGGCAPPDPCDSGPCPPNSFCSDDWDSFSCRCHPGYFGDSCVSACALNPCQPPATCARRPGSLHGYACECPQGHFGPYCEHREAQPCPRGWWGHPTCGPCNCDVTKGFDPDCNKTTGECRCKENHYRPSGSASCLLCECYPSGALSRRCDATSGQCPCKPGVIGRHCDRCDNPFAEVTATGCEVNYDSCPRAIEASIWWPRTRFGLPAVAPCPKGSVGTAVRHCDEHKGWLPPNLFNCSSLAFAALRGWAERLARNESSLDPAQSRHVALQLHEATRRTAAYFGSDLRLAYRLASRLLQHESHQRGFRLAATQDVHFTENLLRVGSALLDASNKRHWELIQQTEGGTAWLLKHFEDYASALAQNMPQTYLSPFTIVTPNIVVSVVRLDKGSFAGTRLPRYEALRGEKPPDLETTIILPDSVFRPPEGRHSSTRHGPPAQGVQEEEEDAAEEEEEEEEEEEQEEVTLVTRRKRHPSLSKDQAIASVIIYRTLAALLPEQYDSDKRSLRVPKRPIINTPVVSISVHAAGTQAPRVLAKPITLQFRLLETQERSKPICVFWNHSLLAGGTGGWSARGCEVVFRNQSHVSCQCHHLTSFAVLMDISRRENGEVLPLAALTYTSLGVGLAGLLLAVLALGGLRGLRSNRHSIRRHGATALLLAQLVFLLGINQADSPLACTVVAILLQFLYMSAVGWALLEGLHLYRRRSEPRHIDRGPMRFYHVLGWGLPAFITGLAVGLDPEGYGNPDFCWLSIHDSLVWSLAGPSACAVAVSVLFLVLAARATCASPQDCDKRGTASGLQTALVLLALPTLAWLLALLSVNSDSLLFHYLFAISNCLQGPLIFLFCVVLSKDVRRSLQLSCTRRRVPDPTLATKSTLTPAYGCDSTYVAGRLYPAPDGGSTGSLHSTARSGKSHHSYIPFVRREDSGLAGSPGQRALAEPGGLFLDAQDQHEEHDTDSDSDISLDDDRSGSFGSTHSSESEDEPPPGWDALPGLPLMPPTPGDSLVAPTQPYWPGEFVTTASESEGPGGSETLRVEPVGGEGPLRAEPPRFNSEVPPRVPPLLPLPHPHKGILKKKGLPAISERGSTQRLGPPPPPPTSSGSEGSRVGVPAAPRPRQTLQEQLSGVTPITMSIKAGTVDEDSSGSESDETSI; from the exons aTGACCCACAGCCACCCCCGTCGCCGCCGCAGCCCCAACACCTCGCCGCAATTCCAGCCCTCCAGCTACCAGGCCTCGGTGGGGGAGAACCGGCCGGCGGGGACACCGGTGACACAAGTGACAGCGATGGACCCCGACGAGGGCGAGGCGGGACGGCTGCGCTACACCATGGCCGCCCTCTTCGACAGCCGCTCCGacgccctctttgccatggacCCCGTCACCGGCGCCGTCACCACCGCCGCCCCCCTGGACCGCGAGAGCAAGAGCACCCACGTCTTCCGAGTGACGGCGATGGACCACGGGACACCCCGGCGCAGCGCCATGGCCACGTTGACGGTGACGGTGAGCGACGCCAACGATCACGACCCAGCCTTCGAGCAGCCCGAGTACCGGGAGAGCGTGCGGGAGAACCTGGAGGTGGGCTACGAGGTGCTGACCGTGCGGGCCACCGATGGTGACGCCGGTCCCAATGCCAATGTCCTCTACCGTCTCCTCAATGCCGGTGGTGCCAACGAGGTCTTCGAGATCGATTCCCGCTCGGGCGTCATCCGCACCCGTGGCCCCGTGGACCGCGAAGCGGTGGAGGCTTTCGAGCTGTTGGTGGAGGCCACAGATCAGGGCCAGGAGCCGGCACCCCGCAGCACCACGGCCACCGTCCGCATCACCGTGGAGGACGACAACGACAACGCGCCGCAATTCAGCGAGAAGCGTTACGTGGTGCAGGTCCCCGAGGACGTGGCGCCCAATTCGGCCGTGCTGCGGGTAACGGCCACCGACTGTGACAAGGGCAGCAACGCCCTGGTGCACTACAGCATCGTCAGCGGCAACACCCGCGGCCACTTCTACATCGACGCACAGACGGGCGTGCTGGACGTGGTCAGCCCCTTGGATTACGAGGTCAGCAAGGAATTCAACCTACGTATCCGGGCGCAGGATGGCGGCCGCCCACCCCTCTCCAACATCAGCGGCTTGGTCACCATCCAGGTGTTGGATGTCAACGATAACGCCCCCATCTTTGTCAGCACCCCCTTCCAGGCCACCGTGCTGGAGAATGTGCCGGTGGGTTATTCTGTCATCCACATTCAAGCCATTGATGCCGATTCAGGTGACAACGGCCGGCTGGTCTACACCCTCCTGGAGACCGGTGCTGGCTTCCCCTTTGCCATCAACAACAGCACCGGGTGGATCGTGGTGGCCTCCGAGCTGGACCGGGAGGCAGTGGACTTCTACAGCTTTGGGGTGGAGGCTCAGGACCAGGGTAGTCCACCCATGGCCTCCTCGGCCAGCGTCAGCGTCACCATCCTGGATGTCAATGACAACAGCCCTGAGTTCACGCAACGGGAGTACAGCGCCCGCCTGAATGAGGATGCAGCCGTGGGCACCAGCGTCCTCACCGTCTCTGCCATTGACCGTGATGCCAACAGCGTCATCACCTACCAGATCTCCAGTGGCAACACCCGCAACCGATTCTCCATCACCAGCCAGAGTGGTGGTGGGCTCATCTCCCTCGCCTTGCCCCTGGACTACAAGCTGGAGCGGCAGTACCTCCTCACCATCGCCGCCTCGGACGGCACCCGCCAGGACACAGCCCAGGTGGTCGTCAATGTGACCGACGCCAACACCCACCGACCTGTCTTCCAGAGCTCTCACTACACCGTCAACGTTAATGAGGACCGACCGGTGGGCACCACGGTAGTAGTGATCAGTGCCACAGATGAGGACACAGGGGAGAACGCCCGCATCACGTACCTGATGGAGGACAGCATCCCGCAGTTCCACATCGCTGCCGAGACCGGGGCCGTCACCACTCAGATGGAGCTGGACTATGAGGACCAGGTCTCCTACACCCTGGCCATCACGGCGCGTGACAACGGCATCCCACAGAAGTCTGACACCACCTATCTGGAGATCCTGGTGAGCGACGTCAACGACAACGCACCCCAGTTCCTTCGTGACTCCTACCAGGGCTCTGTCTACGAGGATGTGCCCGCCTTCACTAGTGTCCTCCAGGTCTCAGCCACTGACCGTGACTCAGGGCTCAACGGCAGGGTCTTCTACACCTTCCAAGGGGGTGATGATGGCGACGGTGACTTCATCATCGAATCCACCTCGGGCATCGTCCGCACCTTGCGCCGCCTCGACCGGGAGAACGTGCCATTCTACACCCTGCAGGCATTTGCTGTTGACAAGGGCGTCCCAGCCAAGCGGACGCCAGTGGAGATCCAAGTGACGGTGCTGGACGTCAATGACAACCCGCCTGTCTTTGAGAGGGATGAGTTCGACATCTTTGTGGAGGAGAACAGCCCCATTGGGCTGGTAGTGGCCCGGATCACAGCCACCGACCCTGATGAGGGCACCAATGCCCAAATCATGTACCAGATCGTGGAAGGCAACATCCCTGAGGTATTCCAGCTTGATATCTTCTCTGGCGAGCTCACTGCCTTGGCTGACCTGGACTACGAGACCAAGGCAGAGTACATCATGGTGGTCCAAGCCACCTCAGCCCCCCTGGTGAGCAGAGCCACTGTGCACGTGCGCCTCCGCGATGTCAATGACAACAGCCCTCAACTCAAGAACTTTGAGATCCTCTTCAACAACTACATCACCAACCGCTCgggcagcttccctgggggtgtcATTGGCCGCATCCCAGCCCATGATCCTGATGTCTCAGACAGCCTCACCTATGCCTTCGAGCAGGGGAACGAGCTCAACCTGGTGCTGCTGGACGCCCGCAGCGGGGACCTGCGCCTCAGTCCCGCCCTGGACAACAACCGCCCGCTGGAGGCCATCATGAGGGTCTCCGTCTCAG ATGGGATCCACAGCGCGACAGCCCAGTGCATACTGCGGGTGACGGTGATCACggacgagatgctgagcaaCAGCATCACCCTACGCTTGGCTGACATGTCCCAGGAGCGGTTCCTCTCTCCGCTGCTTAGTCGCTTCCTGGAAGGGGTGGCAGCCGTCCTGGCCACC CCCCGCCACCGCGTCGTCCTCTTCAACATCCAAACAGACACAGATGTGGGGACTGCCCGTATCCTTAACGTCAGCCTCTCGGTGCTGCTGCCCACCTCGGGCCATGGCGCCCACTTCTTCTCCTCCGAGGAACTTCAGGAGCGCCTCTACCTCAACCGCTCGCTGTTGGCCGCCATCTCAGCCCAGCGGGTCCTGCCCTTTGACGACAACATCTGCCTGCGGGAGCCCTGCGAGAACTACATGCGCTGCGTCTCCGTCCTCCAGTTCGACAGCTCAGCGCCCTTCCTCGCCTCCGACACCATCCTCTTCCGCCCCATCCATCCCGTCACCGGCCTGCGGTGCCGCTGCCCGCCTGGCTTCACCGGCGACTACTGCGAGACAGAGATTGACCTCTGCTACTCCAGCCCCTGCGGCAGCAACGGACGGTGCCGGAGCCGCGAGGGCGGCTACACCTGCGAGTGCCACGAGGACTTCACTG GGGAGCACTGCGAGCTGAGCGCCCGGGGGGGCCGCTGCGCCCCGGGGATCTGCCGCAACGGGGGCACctgcctcaacctgctggtGGGGGGGTTCCGCTGCCAGTGCCCCCCCGGGCACTACGAGAAGCCGTTCTGCACCATGAGCACCCGCAGTTTCCCCCCGCACTCCTTCCTCACCTTCCGTGGCCTCCGCCAGCGCTTCCACTTCACCCTCGCCCTGAC GTTTGCCACCAAGGAGCGGGATGGGCTCCTGCTCTACAATGGGCGCTTCAACGAGAAGCACGACTTCGTGGCGCTGGAAATTGTGGATGAGCAGGTCCAGCTCACCTTCTCAGCAG GTGAGACCACCACCACGGTGTCACCCTTCGTGCCAGGCGGTGTCAGCGACGGGCAGTGGCACCGGGTCCAGCTCCACTACTACAACAAG CCGGTGGTGGGACGGTCGGGGCTGCCCCAGGGCCCCTCGGAGCAGAAGGTGGCGGTGGTGACGGTGGACGACTGTGACACTGGCATGGCCCTCCGCTTTGGCCCCGTCCTCGGCAACTACTCCTGCGCTGCCCAGGGCACGCAGTCTGGCAGCAAGAA GTCTCTGGATCTGACGGGGCCGCTGCTGCTGGGCGGCGTGCCCACCCTGCCCGAGAGCTTCCCCATCCGCAGCCGCCACTTCGTGGGGTGCATGCGGCACCTCCACATCGACCAGCGCCCCATCGACATGGCCAACTTCATCGCCAACAACGGCACCCTGCCTG gtTGTCCTGCCAAGAAGACGCTGTGTGATGGCACCACGTGCCATAACGGTGGCACTTGCGTGCACGAGTGGGATGGGTTCAGCTGCCGCTGCCCGCCCGGCTTTGGGGGCAAGACCTGTCAGGAAG AGCTGGGGGGCGCACAGCGGTTCTTGGGCAGCAGCCGGGTGACGTGGGGGACACTGGCACTGTCCCCCGCCCTGCCCTGGCACCTGGCACTCCTGTTCCGGACCCGGCACCCCCACGGGCTCCTGCTGCAGGCGAGCGCGGGCGCCGCCACCGTCACCGTGCAG CTGAGCGAGGGGCTGGCAGAAGCCGATGTGTGGCAGGGGGGGTCCCGGCTGGCCTGGCTGCGCCTGCCCCATGCCAAGGTCAACGACGGCGACTGGCACCACCTCCAGCTGGAGCTGCGGGGGGCACCCGGCCGGGACCCCCCcgccaccctcctcctcctcgccctcgACTACGGCCGCCACCAG GCGGTGGCCGACGTGGCTGCggagctgcaggggctgcgGCTGCGGGCACTGAGTCTGGGGGGCCTGGCAGGGGACGGTGGCACCGTGGAGCAGGGCTTCCGCGGCTGCCTGCAG GGCGTGCGCGTGGGCTCGGTGGCACTGAGCGTGGCACAGGCGGAGGTGGTGAACGTGGAGGGCGGCTgcgcccccccagacccctgcGACTCGGGGCCCTGCCCCCCCAACAGCTTCTGCAGTGACGACTGGGACAGCTTCTCCTGCCGCTGCCACCCTG GCTACTTTGGTGACAGCTGTGTGAGCGCGTGTGCCCTCAACCCGTGCCAGCCCCCCGCCACGTGTGCCCGCCGGCCGGGCTCGCTGCACGGCTACGCCTGCGAGTGTCCCCAGGGCCACTTCGGGCCCTACTGTGAGCACCG GGAGGCGCAGCCGTGCCCACGGGGGTGGTGGGGACACCCCACCTGCGGCCCCTGCAACTGCGATGTCACCAAGGGCTTCGACCCCGACTGCAACAAGACAACGGGCGAGTGCCGCTGCAAG GAGAACCACTACCGGCCGTCGGGCAGCGCCTCGTGCCTGCTGTGCGAGTGCTACCCGAGCGGGGCCCTGTCGCGCCGCTGCGATGCCACCAGCGGGCAGTGCCCCTGCAAGCCCGGCGTCATCGGCCGCCACTGCGACCGCTGCGACAACCCCTTCGCCGAGGTGACTGCCACCGGCTGCGAAG TCAACTACGACAGCTGTCCCCGAGCCATCGAGGCCAGCATCTGGTGGCCCCGCACCCGCTTCGGGCTGCCTGCCGTGGCCCCCTGCCCCAAGGGCTCCGTTG GCACGGCGGTGCGGCACTGTGACGAGCACAAGGGCTGGCTGCCCCCCAACCTCTTCAACTGCAGCTCGCTGGCCTTCGCCGCGCTCCGGGGCTGG GCGGAACGGTTGGCACGCAACGAGTCGTCGCTGGACCCGGCGCAGTCGCGGCACGTGGCGCTGCAGCTGCACGAGGCCACGCGCCGCACGGCCGCCTACTTCGGCAGCGACCTGCGCCTGGCGTACCGGCTGGCCAGCCGCCTGCTCCAGCACGAGAGCCACCAGCGCGGCTTCCGCCTGGCTGCCACCCAGGACGTGCACTTCACCGAG AACCTGCTGCGGGTGGGCAGCGCCCTGCTGGACGCCAGCAACAAGCGGCACTGGGAGCTGATCCAGCAGACAGAGGGGGGCACAGCCTGGCTGCTGAAGCACTTCGAGGACTACGCCAGCGCCCTGGCACAGAACATGCCCCAGACCTacctcagccccttcaccattgTCACCCCCAACATCG TGGTGTCGGTGGTGCGGCTGGACAAGGGCAGCTTTGCGGGCACGCGGCTGCCGCGCTACGAGGCTCTGCGAGGGGAGAAGCCCCCCGACCTGGAGACCACCATCATCCTGCCCGACAGCGTCTTTCGGCCCCCTGAGGGCAGGC ACTCCAGCACCAGGCACGGGCCACCAGCACAGGgtgtgcaggaggaggaggaagatgctgctgaggaggaggaggaggaggaagaggaggaagagcaggaggaggtgacCCTGGTGACCCGCCGCAAGCGGCACCCATCACTGAGCAAGGACCAGGCCATCGCCAGTGTCATCATCTACCGCACGCTGGCCGCGCTCCTGCCCGAGCAGTACGACAGCGACAAGCGCAGCCTCAG GGTGCCCAAGCGCCCCATCATCAACACGCCAGTGGTGAGCATCAGCGTGCACGCGGCGGGGACGCAGGCGCCACGGGTGTTGGCCAAGCCCATCACCCTCCAATTCCGGCTGCTGGAGACCCAGGAGCGCTCCAAGcccatctgtgtcttctggaaCCACTCCCTGct GGCCGGTGGCACGGGCGGTTGGTCAGCACGGGGCTGCGAGGTCGTCTTCCGCAACCAGAGCCACGTCAGCTGCCAGTGCCACCACCTCACCAGCTTCGCCGTCCTTATGGACATCTCCCGCCGTGAG AACGGGGAGGTCCTGCCGCTGGCGGCTCTGACCTACACGTCGCTGGGCGTGGGGCTggcggggctgctgctggccgtgctggccctgggggggctgcggggcctGCGCTCCAACCGCCATAGCATCCGCCGCCACGGCGCCACCGCCCTCCTCCTCGCACAGCTCGTCTTCCTCCTCGGCATCAACCAGGCCGACAGCCCG CTGGCTTGCACGGTGGTGGCCATCCTGCTGCAGTTCCTCTACATGAGCGCGGTGGGCTGGGCGCTGCTCGAGGGGCTGCACCTCTACCGGCGCCGCAGCGAGCCCCGGCACATCGACCGCGGGCCCATGCGCTTCTACCAcgtgctgggctgggggctgcccgCCTTCATCACCG GGCTGGCGGTGGGGCTGGACCCCGAGGGCTACGGGAACCCCGACTTCTGCTGGCTCTCCATCCACGACAGCCTCGTGTGGAGCCTGGCGGGGCCCAGCGCCTGCGCCGTGGCC GTCAGCGTCCTCTTCCTCGTGCTGGCGGCCAGGGCCACCTGCGCCTCCCCCCAGGACTGCGACAAGAGGGGCACCGC CTCCGGGCTGCAGACGGCGCTGGTGCTGCTGGCGCTGCCCACCCTGGCCTGGCTCCTGGCGCTGCTCTCGGTCAACAGCGACTCCCTGCTCTTCCACTACCTCTTCGCCATCTCCAACTGCCTCCAG GGCCCCCTCATCTTCCTGTTCTGCGTGGTGCTGAGCAAGGACGTGCGGCGGagcctgcagctcagctgcaccCGCCGGCGTGTGCCCGACCCCACGCTGGCCACCAAGTCCACCCTGACCCCC GCCTACGGCTGTGACAGCACCTACGTGGCCGGGCGTCTGTACCCGGCACCTGACGGCGGCTCTACCGGCTCCCTGCACAGCACCGCGCGCTCCGGCAAGAGCCACCATAGCTACATCCCCTTCGTGCGCCG GGAGGACTCGGGGCTGGCGggcagcccagggcagcgggCACTGGCTGAGCCGGGGGGACTTTTCCTCGACGCCCAGGACCAGCATGAAG aACACGACACGGACTCAGACAGTGACATCTCGCTGGATGACGACCGCAGCGGCTCCTTCGGCTCCACACACTCCTCCGAGAGCGAGGACGAGCCACCCCCTGGCTGGGACGCCCTGCCCGGGCTCCCCCTGATGCCCCCCACCCCTG GTGACAGCCTGGTGGCCCCCACGCAGCCGTACTGGCCGGGAGAGTTTGTGACGACAGCAAGCGAGAGCGAGGGGCCTGGGGGCAGCGAGACCCTGCGCGTGGAGCCGGTGGGGGGCGAGGGGCCCCTCCGTGCCGAACCcccccgcttcaacagcgaggtgccccccagggtccccccactgctgcccctgccccatccccacAAAG GCATCCTGAAGAAGAAGGGCCTCCCCGCCATCAGCGAGCGGGGCAGCACCCAGCGCCTCgggccccccccgccgccccccacCTCCTCGGGCAGTGAGGGCAGCAGGGTGGGggtccccgctgccccccgcccccgccagaccctgcaggagcagctcagcGGCGTCACCCCCATCACCATGAGCATCAAGGCAGGCACCGTGGACGAAGACTCCTCTGGCTCCGA GAGCGACGAGACCTCCATCTAA